Genomic segment of Hydractinia symbiolongicarpus strain clone_291-10 chromosome 5, HSymV2.1, whole genome shotgun sequence:
AAGTAAGTAAAATGAAACGACAAGATATTTTACATCTTAGAACTAAAATAACCTCTTCACATGAAAGTAAAACGTATTTAAAGCCAATTATACATTTTAGTACTAAGTCCTATAACATTTTTGTTGTCCATGTGAACCCAGGTTTACGCAATTAAAACATTTATGTTTTAATTGCGTAAACCTGCGTATGTTTTAtacatttacatttttagtTCAGGGTTTTTTAACTGTAAAGTTCCAGGGAagtgaaaatttcaaaattgtcTTCTTAAGGTTGTTGTTTAAATCAATGATTAAAAGATGTTTGTATTGTGGTCACACGTCACCCAAAATTCAAGGGTCTGAAAAATTAAGGTTTTTTTGAGGCCTGGACTTCAGACATAAGACTGAAACTGTTAATTGCAAAGGTTAGACTGAAAGATTAATTGCAATGGCTGGATGGTCTTAAACCAGATGTTTTTgctgaaatttttttatttgtttccatAGAGAATGTTTTGGATATTGCAAAACACAAGGAAAATTTGATTGTAACAATGGATTTCATTACAGATAGGTTAAGAGCTGTAAGACAAGACATAGTTATCCAAAGGTTGCCTGGAGCAATTGCTGTGCCTATGTTAGAGAAAATTGTTCGGTACCATATTTACATTAATTACGTTCTCAAGGAAGCAGAAGCACATCACTTTGATCCTGCAATGAATGACACATTATTGAATACTTACATATGTAATTTACTAGAATACTACGATATTGACAGATTACAAAAGCAGTCATTTGAAGATGAAGTTGAATTTCGCTCGTATTTTGTGTTGTTAAACATGAGCAACAGTCTGACCGTAATTCAAGCGTTGAAGTGGTTTCATCTTTTGTCGAAAGCAAATGAACAAAGAAAGGAATTGCAAACAGCTCTTGATCTATGCAAAGCTTACAACCttcgtaatttttttaagttttttgcaATAACAAGTAATTTGACATTTTTACAGAGTTGTTGTCTTTTGAGGACATTTACAAGACTTAGGATCGAATTTCTTGATGTCATCAATACAGCATATAGCAGCAAGCATTTCTCCTTTCCATTACATAAGCTACAGATATGGTTAAGGTTAGACTCAGTCAACGATGTAGGATATTTTTTAGGACTTTGTGGTCATGATGCGAAGAATGACAGTgtaacttttaacaaaaatcaTAAACAAACGGTTAGTTTGATTTCACTACAAAAATGCACTGGTATTATATCATATACTGACTTGGTAGAAACAAGACTGGGTGCTGATTTAACACCTTGCCAAATAGTAAATAGTAGTTAAAATTTTCGGTTGTATCACCACTCTGACTTAGTCTAAAGGTGAATTGAAGTCGTTTGTAtatcattattaattttata
This window contains:
- the LOC130645287 gene encoding uncharacterized protein LOC130645287 isoform X2 gives rise to the protein MVIGTCDSMCSQHEISLRKDCKRVTAFEWKESLFVKEYSRSAAGRTIKAEEIRTPSGLNMTLKHLLENVLDIAKHKENLIVTMDFITDRLRAVRQDIVIQRLPGAIAVPMLEKIVRYHIYINYVLKEAEAHHFDPAMNDTLLNTYICNLLEYYDIDRLQKQSFEDEVEFRSYFVLLNMSNSLTVIQALKWFHLLSKANEQRKELQTALDLCKAYNLRNFFKFFAITSNLTFLQSCCLLRTFTRLRIEFLDVINTAYSSKHFSFPLHKLQIWLRLDSVNDVGYFLGLCGHDAKNDSVTFNKNHKQTVSLISLQKCTGIISYTDLVETRLGADLTPCQIVNSS